The Patescibacteria group bacterium sequence TGGTCGCAAAAACTATACCGCTATCCACAGTCTCGTTTGCTGGAGTTGTCGATGAAGCAATAACCGCATTTTGAGGAGTAGGACTACTATCAGAATTTGATTTTTGAGTATTTGATTCATTTGATGAAGTTGCAGTATTACCCTGATTCAGCTGTTGTTGATCTAATCCTCCTCGCCATGCATGATTACTATTATTTTGTGAATTAGTTGCGATTTGATCATTTTGATGTTGTTTTTTCTGTCCGGGTGTTACAAAATCGCCTATCCAGTTTCCAAAAACATTAACAAATGTAACTACCAATCTCCCACTCCCTACAATATTGTTATTAACAAAATTGATAATATTAGCTACTATCTTGGCATCTCCTGTAACAATAGAGGAGTCACCACCTGTATTAAAGCTTGATTTATTGTTGCCTGTATTTGCCGAAAGATTAATATTATTCACTACATGAGCAGAATTATTTTGAGTAATGGTACTTGTATTTGATATGTTTGCTGCTGCTGAATTTACAGAGTTTGATCCATTATTGGCATTTATTGCTGTAATTTGACCATACTCATCAACAAAAAAATGCGTACCGGCTGATCCGGCAACTGTCGTACCCTGAGGAGCACCCAATATCTGACCGATCCATTGACCAGCATTATTAACAATGACTAACCACCAATCACCACCACTTATATTGGTATTAGCTATATTCAGTACCTGCGCATTGATATTGCTTGATCCTGTAGTGACAGATGAGTCACCACCTGTATTAAAGCTTGTTGAATTTCCTCCGGTATTAGCATTAAAAACTAAATTATTCTCTATTGTCGCATCGTTTGACTGGAACTGATTTTCTGCGTTGTTCGTTGTCACTGATGCAGTATTTGTTGATCCTGATCCATTGTTGGTATTTGCCACTGCTGTATTTGATTGAGAACAAGTTGAGCAGGGATTATCAGGAAGGATAATATCTCCAATCAAATCTCCAAAAATATTTACAACTCCTAAAAGTACATTCCCAGCTAAATTGTTGTTTACAAAATTTAGAATATTGGCAGCAACATTGGCATCACCCGTAACAATAGAGGAGTTACCACCTGTATTAAAGCTAGCAGTATTATCGCCTGAGTTGGCAACAAGTGTCATATCATTAATCACAGTTCCATTGTTGGTTTGACTAGTTGAATCGTTATTTGTTGTGTTGGATGTAGCAGTGTTAGCTGATCCTGATCCATTATTGATATTGGATACTGCTGTGGGTGATGATCCACAGTTGGCTACACAGTTTGCCGCAAAATCAAGAACATAATCACCTAGATGATCATCCTCAATATTAAACTCAGAGACTGTCACACCTGCAAGATTGGAGTTTATATTGTTAAATATAGTACCTGTGGTATTTGCATTACCTGTTGTAAGTGTCGAATTTCCATTATTGTAAGATGTAGAGTTATTGCCTGTAACAGTTGCGCTATCTACATAATTTGCAATGACGCCACCATTGCCTTGATTAAGACTATCAGAATTGGAGAGTGTTGCAGATCCTGTATTGGTTGAATTTGCTCCATTGTTACTGTTAACAACTGTTGCACCTTGTTGGCAGCAGGTGTTATTGCCTGAGATATTTTGATTGCCTGTATTTGCAATATTTGTGTTATTATTAGCATCCCCAGTAGTAAGATATGTATCTCCTGATCCTCCATTTGATGTCTTGCCAGTATTATTCTGTGCTGCGCTGTCTATATTGTTTTGGTCAGATTGAGTTGGTGCCCAGTATTGTTCTTCTGAAATATATTTAGGCTCAGGCATAGATGGCAGGGAAGGTACTGACGGCTGAGATGGCTGACTAACAGATGATTCCGAAGGCTGAGGTGGAGGGGTGATAGTTGGTGGTGGAGTGACAGTTGGTGGCGGAGTTATCTGCTGAAGATTACTCTCTGTTGACTGAGTCTGTTGCACTGTGTCTCCCTCTGCCAAAACAGGAGAAAGAGGCATAATTATAATAGTAGTACTAAGAATAATAGCAATGATTTTTTGTAATAAAGTTTGTTTCATTTTTATTTATATTTATAAAATTTAAATTAGCGTAATTAATTTTATTTTTTACTCTTTTGGGAGGGAGTCTTGCTGAAGTGCTAGCAAGAACTCCCATCCCTCTGAGTATTAGTTATGAAGGAACATCCCGAAAAATGCCCAGAATGCTGACCAGTTAAAATCTAAATCGATCTCTGGCAGTTCTGGTAAAGTAACATTCCCAAGGATGTTATGATTACCTTCATTACTGACACCAGCGTTAACTTTAGCATTGCCGGTCACAACAGATGGATCACCATTGGATCCAGCTGTGTTCTTGCTTGCTTCATTATCACCGGTGTTGGTGGTCAATTCATCAAGATGATTATTTAGTTTGGATATATTATCTTGACTGTAATTCTGGATTCCAGCAAGAGTTACTCTGATGACGTTATCATCATCAGAAGAGTACCCTGGCTCTGCACCATTTCCAGCGATTTTTGCTGACAGACCACCAAAGACACAACCACAGTCAACATCTGCAGCGTTAAAGTTGACCATATTATCTATGGTCGCATTAACTTCTGCATTTCCGGTGTCAACAACAACATCTCCATCACCAGTGTTGAAGTTAGCATCGTTATCACCTGTATCAGCATCCGCCTCTACATTGTTTTTAACGTCTGCATTATTGTACTGGTAGAGATTTGTTGTGTTGGAGAGTGTTGCATTAATGAGATTATCACTCCCCGCACCGTTATCAAGAATCATCAGGCTGACATTGCCTGCTGCGCCTTGATTCCCGCCTACTTGTGCCCAGTTGACATTGGCAGTAGTGTTAACAGTAGTGTTAACAGTAGCGTTACCTGTTCGGATGGTGACACTACCATTGCCAGTGTTGAAGCCTGCATCGTTATCGCCTGTATCTGCATCTGCATCAACATTATTGTCAACTTCAGCTCTATTGTTTTGATTTAAAGTGGTTGTGCTATTTTGATTCAGGTTAACCGTATTATCTGAAAATGCTCCATTACCTGAAACTTTTACATCTGTGTTGCCAGCTGCTGTGCAGCAGTCAACTTGTGCAACATTTTTGTTAAGGTCATTGGAGACATTTGCAGTAATATTGGCATTACCGGTTGAGACTGTGACGTTTCCTCCGGTATTAAAGTTAGCATCGTTATCACCTGTATCAGCATCCGCCTCTACATTGTTTTTAACGTCTGCATTATTTGTTTGGTTAACCGTTGTTTTAATAGTACGGGTAACATTCACAGAATTATCAGATCCTGCTCCATTGCCGGAGATCTCAATTGTAGTTTGAGCGAATGTTACCGGAGCTAATGCGTGAAGTAAGACTGATCCGGTTGCAATAGCTGTTGTAAGTCTAGTTTTGAAATTGTTCATTTCTTTTCACCTCCTTTCCTTTGATGATTTCCTCGCATCCTTTGCGAAGAGCACTTCCTTCCGCTTTAGTTGTCAAAAAACTATCTTTGACAAAAAAACGGAAACTTTACTTTCCTATATTTAGTAGGGAAGTAAGGCCTCCGTTTTTATTTTTAAGACTACCACACAATGATCTCTTCTCATAGTCGAATTGTTATAATAAGCTCTCTGTATTTTTTAATCTGTTAGTTTACTAACAAATGTTTTTTATTTATCTAATTCTTCGCATTATCCAACAAAAAGAGGCACGCAAACAAATATGTTTCGTGCCTCCGTGTACGGTCAGCAAAAATTTATTGATCATCCAAAATATAGACCAGTAAAAGCTAAGTTGTCAAGACCCAATTTTCACAGTTCTATCATTGGCATTCGTTTTTTTAATATTCCTTTCTGTTATTTGCACCACTTTAAAATCTTGGACATAAATCTCAACACTTCCCCAACCTCTGATATTTTTTAATGCGATGACAATCTCCTCAATCAGCTCAGGAGAAATATGTTTGGTAGAAAAATCGCTCATAGTTTATTTTAAAGCAAGTTTAAGAGTGTCTTTCTTGCCATTTACCTCTCCAATCTGCAATGTCAAATTTTTATCATTATCATTGATAGGAAATCCTATTCGTGTGAGTTTTGTTGATATTGCAAGTACTTCGACAGGATCATTATGAATATCAGCAGCTAGCTTTTCAGTTGAATTATTAATGATTAAGCGAATATAATCACGTGCATTAATCTGAATTGGTTTATCAAAATCATTGGTAATCTTAAGATTTATAATTAAAAATGTCCTCCCCTCAACTGCCGATGCCTTTTGACCTTTAACAATAATCTCATCTCTAAGCTCTGCTTTTTCTAGCGTATACTTTATTTTACTAACTTCATTCCCTTTTACATCTCTAATCGGAAACTCATAAGTTTTATTAAGAATTTGCTGAGCCTTTGGTTTTTCCAACCTGAATTTATTGGAACTTTCACCAGCAACAATTTTTGAAGAAGTTTTACTAGTGAATGAACTGATGGACCATAAAATGAGAATTAATACGACTATACCAACAATTACAAAGGGAATATAAGCTGATCGTCTAATTCTACGTTGAAGATTTTTGATATAAATAAGGAATGAAGTGTGGTTTTTTTGATCTTCCATAGTACAAACAAAAATGCTCTGCATGGGCAGAGCAGATAGATGAGTAAGATCTTAGCAGGGCTACTATAGCTTGTCAAGTGGATATCTTACAAAAAATTACTGAAAGGTTACGGGAAATAAATTATTAAGGGAATATTTTTAATATTTATTATTTCGTGGATGACGAAATTTGAATCTGTCAGGATATCGCAATCCTTGAATAATTCCTCCTAAAGATGCACCAGCTATTGCTTTCCCACTAGTATAGTGAAACCAATTATCAAACATCATTAACGCAGCAAGAGTAAAAACGCTCAAATAAAACCAATGATGAAAATGATACGTTTTATTGCGCAAATGGATTTTAACATTGGGAAGAATCTCAATATTTTTAAAACGAAGATTAGGAAGACGATTGGGAAGAGACTTTCCATTTTTCTCAATTGGACGAGAAAGATAAACTGAGAGGTAGTAGCCTACACACAAAGCTATTAGAAAAAGAAATAGAGATTGCATAGGACCATTAATCTCTTCTAACTAAATTATAATACAATTTAATCATAAAGAAAAATTTTATCTGTTGTCAAGTCAAGTAAAATCACAGAATTTTACTCTTCTCGTACATCTTTAAAAGTATTAAAAGCAACTCTTCGAAAAAAAATTCTCATAACTGTACTTGGAAGATAATCCAAAATCCCTTTAAGAAGACCTCTTTTGTAACGCCTGCCTGAGACAGTTGAGACAATATCTCGTCTTAGGATTACCTTTCCTAATTTACGCAGTTTTTTTGAAAGATCAATATCTTCTCCAATTTGAAGATTAGGATCAAATCCTCCTGTTCGTAAAAATGCATCTTTTCTCACTGCCATACTAAATCCCGAAAGATTCCACCCGCCTGAAAGGAGTTTATCAATTACCAAAAATGGATAAAAAAGATATCTTGCTACCAAACGAGCCGAAAGAGGACCTGAATGAAGATAAGCAATACCACCAACTGCTACTAAAGATCGATCGCTATCTAGTATTTTTACAATCCGCTCAATCCAATCAGGAGGATGAATAGCGTCTGCGTCTGTTGAGACAATAATTTCTCCTTTTGCGGCTAAAAATCCAGCCTGCCTTGCATGAGTCACACCTTTTTTAGGTTCATAAATCACTTTAGCTCCATATCTGCCTGCGATTTCAGCTGTATTATCTGTTGAGTTGTTATCAACAACTATCAGCTCAAAATCTTGATATGTTTGATTTAGTATACTTTCAAGCGTTTGATGAATATTCTTTGCCTCATTAAAAGCTGGTATAACAACTGAAACGTGAGGATGGGGAGGATTTTTGTGTTTGAGCATATCAATCTTGCAATAAGAGATATTTCGTTAAATTTCTGAAGGGAGAGTCAACTTTTTTCGAGTTTTTCGCAATAAGCTCTTTGTAGAGTATTTCAAGTTGTTCTGCTATTGTATCAATTGCATATTTTTTTACTTCTTCCTGCGCTTTCTTTGAGAATTTTTTTCTTAGTGAAGCATCAGTAAGGATTTTATTCACATACTCAGCAAATATAGAAGGTGACCCTTTTACTAGAAAACCATTTGTTCCATCTTTTACCATATCCATATAGGCATCATCATAGACAGTAACTACTGGCAAGCCTGAAGCCATTGCTTCTAAAATAACCATGCCTTGTGTTTCTGTTTTGGAAGCAAACACGAATACATCAGCACTCGCATATACATGCGGAAGAAATGCGTTCTCAATTCCTCCTGTAAAGATAACTGATTGCTGTATACCCAGTTTTTTAGCAAGCTCTTTAAGTCTTGATTTTTCAACACCATCTCCCACAATGACCAAAAGAACATTTTCTGAGGAGATCTCTTGCAATTTCTTGAAAGCTTTCAGCAAATAATCAACTGATTTCTCTTTTCCAAGTCTTCCAACATAGAGCACAATTTTTGCCTGAGGATCAAAAGCAAAACGACTGCTAAGCCATTTACTGTCTCCATTTTGGAAGCGATTAAGATCAATTCCATTGGGAATAACTTTAATCGGCTTTTCTACGCCATAGGAAATAAGCTCCTCTCTAACTTTTTTAGTAGGTACAACAATAGTATCGCAGAGATTGCCAAAAATTCTGCTCGCTACCTCAACCATCTTTGGCTTAATTATTTTTCCTTTTAATATATAATGCAAATAACTATTCCACAGAGTATGATATGTAACCAAAAATGGTACTCTTTTAAGTCTGGCAATTTCCCATCCAAGAAGCGTTAAAGGACCTCCTGAGTGTCCATGAACAATATCAAAATCAATTTTCGATGCTTGTAAAAGTGATTTTGAAGGCAAAAATGTCGCCAAACGGATCTCGGGATTTTCAGGATACTTAATTGATGTGATGCGTATAACTTTTTTCTTGTCTTTTACTCCTGGATATTTAGGAGCAACAATGTATACCTCATGCCCTCGTCTCTCAAGTGCTTGTGCGCATTCATCAACCGAGACTGCCACACCGTTGAGTTGAGGATAATATCCCTCTGTAAAAAATCCAATTTTCATAAAACTTAATTCATTATATCAATTTTTTAAAAATATCTTCAAATTACTCGTTATTATTATCTTCTTACGCTTCCTTCGTATCCTTTACATATTATAAATTAATATGAAAAAAATATGACACTACTAGTTTTGGTAATCTTCGGAATAACTAACGGCATTATTATTTATCAGTTTGAAAATTATCAAAATAAAGGAAGTAGCATTGTTATTGCATTTTGGGGAATAGTGATACTGTGAGTGGAGGAGTGGTAGCTTATTACATCTTTGGTGGAAAAATGCAACACCCAAGTTAATTGCATTTAGAATTCTCGCTCTTAAATTTGGAGTATTATTGCTTCTTATAAAAAAATAAAGCATTCAAACAATTCTAAATTCAAAAACTTCTGAATATATTTCTAATCTAATTATCAATATTTCAGACAAATAAATGGTTATAGGGGTTATTATTAAGGATTTATAAAATTAAAACACAAACCAAAACATATAAAAACATTGATAGCACAAGCTCATCATTAAATTCTTACTTGCATATTTTGTAATTCACTCTTATACTTTCTGTTATGGTACCCTTTATGGTGGGGTTACTTTTTGTTCTCTTGTGGAATATATATATCAAAAAGTAATCCTTCTGCCCAAAGCCAAAAAATAAACTCCTAAAACTTAAGGAATCTCTTGCTGGCAATGATTCTTTAAAAAAACTATCCTCTTGTAAGATATTCCTTAATAGCTCTTTTTGTACTTTCAAAAGCTATCTCATCAAAAGGAATTTCAGTAGGAGAAAAAAATTGAAAAGAATCAATATCATCAGATGCGCTAAGCTCATAAGTTACCAATTCAGCGCTTGCAAAAATATCAAGAGTTGGGATATTCACTCCTTGAAAAGGATAAGTATTGGGTAGAGCACTAATAAATTTTATGTTTTTCAACTCACAGCCTAGTTCTTCTCTAATCTCTCTTCTTACTGATTCCTCAAATGTTTCATGTGGTTTGATAAATCCTCCGGGCAAATCCCAAAATCCCTTTTGAGGTTCAACACCCCGTCTCACAAGTAGAATATCACCTTTATCATTTTCAATGATAACTGCGTTAGCAGGTGCAGGATTAAAATATATACGATAACCACACTGCGTGCATATCACGCACTCAGTTGATTTTTTGAGCTTTCCTCCACAAATGAGACAATATTTATAAGCATCCCGCGGCTCCACCTAATTATTATAAAAACTGCAATAGTTGAGTCAAGTGGGAATTTGTATCATAAGTTAATATATGATACATAAGAGTAAAAACAATACATGCACTGGAAATATTAGTCTTCTTCTATAGATTTATAGAAAAGACAGCGGCAAAAGAGTTTGATAGTTGAAGAAATATTTCTTTAGCCTATATCTATTTATGGTCTTCAGAGAAAAATCTTATAATTGACATATAGGTCTAAACCTAATTATCTTTTAATTCTTGATAATCATCAGAAGTCTCACTTCAAGACAAGTGGCAGAAATTCTTTTTGAGAGAGCGATAAGTTTATGGAGTAAAAAATTTAAATTCTATTCCAAAAAAATGGATGAGTCGACATGACAACATTTAAACACATTTAAATATAACTTTCCAAGATTCAAAAATATTTAATTAGCAAACATTTATAAGGTTTTTTACAAAAAAATCCTCTTTAACTCTTCCTTACATTTTTATAGAAAAATGTTATACTTCAGTTATATATACTGCATTTAATTACATACTTTATGTCAATTGAACAAAATAGTAATCCTGCAAACATAAGAAGAAAAAACGAAGACATTGTCATCAGTATTGGTATTAGAGATGGAGATGGTAGAATCGTTTTTCTTTCTCATACCCAGTCCCATACTCAGATAGAAAATCCTCAGATAAACAACACAATACCATGTCCTAACACAGAGATTTTATTTAGTGAAAAAGAGCCACCATCACTTCATCTTCCCACTGTATCTCATTCTAAAGAATATACAGTCAAAGAAGATAAAGTTATTGATATCGGTTTTCTAGATGAAGACGGTAATATAATTCGACTTTCTAATAACCAATCTTAGAAAGACAAGAAGAGCTATTAATAAACCCCATTGACCTGCCAATACTCTTACTAAAAAACTAAAATCTCAAAACTATATCACTTAAACTTTCTCTTGTCATGTATTGCTCTAATACAATTAAAATTTGACTTAGGTAAGAAAAAAAATTATAATCCCCAATTAAAATTTATGGAAAAACAACGCTCCTCAAGATTAGCTGAAATTCAGCAAAAATATAACACTATATCTAACCTTATTGATAAACGACGCAGAATGCTTGCTGAATCTTCCTCTTGGAACATCACCCGCGATGATCCTGACGTAGAAGCTGCCGCAAAAGTTCACGCCAGAAGACTTGTTGAGCAGATAATTCCTGATAGTATTAATACACTTGAACAAAGAAGATTGGATTTACGTGCTCAGAGAGAAGTTTATATTCAAGATCATGCATCAGAATTAATCTCTAAAGCTGAGGAGTTTGAGAATGATATCGCACGGGAAGAAAAAATAATTAATCAACTTAAAAAAGACTTGCGAAGAGGATATACTACACAAGATGTTGTAGATGATAGACTAGCAAATCTTCAAGCATTAAAATCACGTATAAAAACAGATATCGATCTTCAAGTTGGTTTTGAACTTCTAAATCAAAAACGTCAGTCTGCATTAGAGGAAGAAGCTGTTGAAAAAACTACTCCTGAAGCAACACCAGTAGCAGAGAAGCAAATCCCAATCCAAGAATCCAAAATATATACCCTTTTACCACCTTTATTACAAAATTTAAGACCAATTACATCTCATGTAGAAAAGATACATCCAAAACCAACGGATTTAATAAAGCATCAGTTGAGAATAATTAAAGAATCAGAAGAAGAGCCTACTGATACACAAATGCAATTACTTGAAGATATAGCTTTTATTAATAACCTATCAACCGATAATAATTATCAAAGAGTTTTGACACCCGAAGAACTTCATCATATCGTATGTGATATACGTAAAAATATTATATCTTCACCAAATGGTAGAATAAGAGAAATTTCACTAGATTTTCAACGAAGAATAATAGAATTTGCAGAACAATACAATGGCTACTCCGGAAAAGTTGACAAAAAAGACATACAGAAAGCAAAAAATGAGTTACAAGTTGATGGTCATTCCCCATTAATAACAAGAAGAATCGATGACTTTGCTGAGACTGCATCCATGTTTTTAAGAGGTAGAATTATGAATCCTAATCCAGAACAAAATTTTCGAATAAAGGTGGATAAAGTTGATTGGACGATAGAGCCTTTATATCAGGCTGCTTTAGATTTGGCATGTTATGATGTTTATCGAAATCGGTACATTACACCTGAGCAAAGAAATCTTGAATCCTGGCACTTCAACAGTAATTTAATCAATAATTGGCATACAGAAGTAAGAGATTTACTTAGAATATTAATGCAGGATACTAGGGTTGCTCCCTTAGTTGAAAAGTTAGAAGAAACTATTACTTCGATGAGACAGAAAATTCCATCAGAAAGAACTGATAGATATTCTTTAAATTTTTTAATAAGTCAACAGTTGAAAATTGGTCATTTGATTAATGATATCAATAACAAACTAGTTTTCTTACAGCAAAAAGAAGCAGCAAGCGCTAATTTACCAGTCGAAAAACAAAAAATAGAAGGATTTTCAGCTGATAATATT is a genomic window containing:
- a CDS encoding glycosyl transferase; this encodes MLKHKNPPHPHVSVVIPAFNEAKNIHQTLESILNQTYQDFELIVVDNNSTDNTAEIAGRYGAKVIYEPKKGVTHARQAGFLAAKGEIIVSTDADAIHPPDWIERIVKILDSDRSLVAVGGIAYLHSGPLSARLVARYLFYPFLVIDKLLSGGWNLSGFSMAVRKDAFLRTGGFDPNLQIGEDIDLSKKLRKLGKVILRRDIVSTVSGRRYKRGLLKGILDYLPSTVMRIFFRRVAFNTFKDVREE
- a CDS encoding glycosyl transferase family 1; translation: MKIGFFTEGYYPQLNGVAVSVDECAQALERRGHEVYIVAPKYPGVKDKKKVIRITSIKYPENPEIRLATFLPSKSLLQASKIDFDIVHGHSGGPLTLLGWEIARLKRVPFLVTYHTLWNSYLHYILKGKIIKPKMVEVASRIFGNLCDTIVVPTKKVREELISYGVEKPIKVIPNGIDLNRFQNGDSKWLSSRFAFDPQAKIVLYVGRLGKEKSVDYLLKAFKKLQEISSENVLLVIVGDGVEKSRLKELAKKLGIQQSVIFTGGIENAFLPHVYASADVFVFASKTETQGMVILEAMASGLPVVTVYDDAYMDMVKDGTNGFLVKGSPSIFAEYVNKILTDASLRKKFSKKAQEEVKKYAIDTIAEQLEILYKELIAKNSKKVDSPFRNLTKYLLLQD
- a CDS encoding DNA mismatch repair protein MutT, translated to MEPRDAYKYCLICGGKLKKSTECVICTQCGYRIYFNPAPANAVIIENDKGDILLVRRGVEPQKGFWDLPGGFIKPHETFEESVRREIREELGCELKNIKFISALPNTYPFQGVNIPTLDIFASAELVTYELSASDDIDSFQFFSPTEIPFDEIAFESTKRAIKEYLTRG